In Hymenobacter gelipurpurascens, one DNA window encodes the following:
- a CDS encoding DUF4199 domain-containing protein: MENTTTPTTPSSVGIRYGLITGLIATVVSLLQLALISDPETPLRWLSLVIMVVGIVLAHKSFKNMNGGFMSYGQGLSIGTIVSGVTGALSGIFSYIYMSFIDPDYMNRVMEITRSRMEEKGLDDAQIDQSMAMVSKFSGGPLTIVFGILGALLFGFIISLIISAFTKHTRPEFE; this comes from the coding sequence ATGGAAAACACTACTACACCTACAACCCCTTCTTCTGTTGGCATTCGCTACGGACTCATCACTGGTTTGATAGCGACTGTTGTATCGTTGCTACAGTTAGCGCTTATCAGTGATCCAGAAACTCCACTGAGATGGTTAAGCTTGGTCATTATGGTGGTAGGAATAGTGCTAGCCCATAAAAGCTTCAAGAATATGAACGGCGGCTTCATGTCCTATGGCCAGGGCTTGAGTATCGGTACAATAGTTTCGGGTGTTACAGGAGCGCTGAGCGGCATTTTTAGCTATATCTACATGTCTTTCATTGACCCCGATTATATGAACCGGGTGATGGAGATAACTCGTAGTCGCATGGAGGAGAAAGGACTCGACGACGCTCAAATTGATCAGTCCATGGCAATGGTATCCAAATTCAGCGGAGGCCCGCTTACCATCGTCTTCGGTATTTTAGGCGCTCTGCTATTTGGGTTTATTATCTCGCTGATTATTTCAGCTTTCACGAAACACACCCGTCCCGAGTTTGAGTAA
- a CDS encoding vWA domain-containing protein produces MVFTYPWFLLGLVATAIPVVIHLFELRRPQRVFFTNVEFIREVKLIAAKQRKLKHLLVLLARVGFIIFLVLLFAQPFIPAKDQGDNTSGAVSILLDQSASMQQVAKSGESAFEVALKEAEELPLAFPPTSRFVLLGQRETSTAAAYRASIQQLQPSGHFRGIAQMLRLAQTGLGGNKGPVFVFSDFQKNDAITQAIESIDTAKQVYLVPVAGEAGSNVFVDSVWLDDAFIRANVDALLRIRLRNGGNKDVATCPTKLFVGNKQVGAFQAAIPAKQSIVTAVRVRLEGTETQACRVEVEDVPVEFDNTYYFMLQPSARIKVVEIATTSSLDKLYGNEPLFSYQHVRPQLTDYRAIADANLIVLREAESLSSGLQQSLRQAAQRGATIVVVPSASKQAQVAYNTLFRELGIGRIQWETNAAGVTPVLRDVAEPSKQNPFFHDVFATKNRPASMPKAAPVLRWTRSGTDVLQLRDGDGFLAAFPSGKGSVYLFSSPFNQAYSDFTQHALFVPVMYRLAMQSHQQVQPLAYQLSEQTFRVNLPEQLPATANREAVYRLRHDSATYIPAQRVQDGRLVMDVPPGMQEPGYYELLRGEAMISKLAFNFDKRESDLSSYSAAEFRQLVGDNHPNVRVYEPGAGQTVAAQYKATRVGVPLWRYCLVGALVCLLAEAFLLRFAGRKHIAVPVAQAA; encoded by the coding sequence ATGGTCTTCACATATCCTTGGTTTCTGCTAGGCTTAGTTGCAACCGCAATACCGGTTGTAATTCATCTGTTTGAGCTAAGGCGGCCGCAACGTGTTTTTTTTACTAACGTGGAGTTCATCCGTGAGGTGAAATTAATTGCCGCAAAACAACGCAAGCTGAAGCATCTGTTAGTACTCCTTGCCAGAGTTGGATTTATAATCTTTTTGGTTCTTCTTTTTGCCCAGCCTTTTATCCCTGCAAAAGACCAAGGTGATAATACTAGCGGTGCAGTCAGCATCTTGTTGGACCAGAGCGCAAGTATGCAACAGGTTGCTAAAAGTGGCGAATCAGCCTTTGAGGTAGCATTAAAAGAAGCAGAGGAATTGCCTTTGGCATTTCCTCCAACTTCCAGGTTCGTTTTACTGGGCCAGCGCGAAACTTCCACCGCTGCTGCATACCGAGCTAGTATTCAGCAGTTGCAACCCTCTGGGCATTTTAGAGGCATAGCCCAAATGTTAAGGCTTGCTCAGACGGGATTAGGTGGTAATAAAGGGCCCGTTTTTGTTTTCTCAGATTTCCAGAAAAATGACGCTATTACTCAGGCAATAGAGTCTATCGATACTGCTAAACAAGTGTATCTGGTGCCGGTTGCAGGCGAGGCAGGCTCTAATGTTTTTGTAGACAGCGTATGGCTGGATGATGCTTTTATAAGAGCTAATGTTGATGCACTGCTGCGTATACGGCTCCGCAACGGGGGCAACAAAGACGTTGCCACCTGCCCAACAAAGCTGTTCGTAGGTAATAAACAGGTAGGTGCGTTTCAGGCTGCTATACCGGCCAAACAGAGCATTGTTACAGCTGTACGTGTGCGCTTAGAAGGCACTGAAACACAGGCATGCAGGGTGGAGGTAGAAGATGTACCTGTCGAATTCGACAACACCTACTATTTCATGCTACAGCCATCTGCACGAATCAAAGTAGTAGAAATTGCGACTACTAGTTCATTAGATAAGCTATACGGCAACGAGCCGCTGTTCTCTTATCAGCATGTACGGCCGCAGCTTACCGATTACCGGGCCATTGCGGATGCAAATTTGATTGTATTACGAGAGGCAGAAAGCCTTTCTAGTGGCCTACAGCAAAGTTTAAGGCAAGCAGCACAGCGAGGTGCTACGATTGTAGTGGTGCCCTCCGCTTCTAAGCAAGCACAAGTGGCCTACAACACACTTTTCCGGGAATTAGGAATTGGCCGTATTCAATGGGAGACAAATGCTGCTGGTGTTACACCGGTATTGCGCGATGTAGCCGAGCCCAGCAAGCAAAATCCCTTCTTTCATGACGTTTTTGCTACCAAAAACCGGCCAGCAAGTATGCCAAAAGCTGCTCCGGTATTACGCTGGACCCGATCTGGAACGGATGTGCTGCAGCTACGGGATGGAGATGGATTTCTAGCGGCTTTTCCTAGTGGCAAAGGCAGCGTGTATTTGTTTTCGTCACCATTTAATCAAGCCTATTCTGATTTCACTCAGCATGCGTTGTTTGTGCCTGTGATGTATCGGTTGGCGATGCAGAGCCATCAGCAAGTGCAGCCACTGGCCTACCAGCTAAGTGAGCAGACTTTTAGAGTGAACTTACCCGAGCAACTGCCTGCTACCGCTAATCGGGAAGCAGTTTATCGCTTACGGCATGATAGCGCTACTTATATTCCTGCCCAACGTGTACAGGATGGCCGTTTGGTTATGGATGTGCCTCCCGGAATGCAGGAGCCCGGCTATTATGAACTATTACGCGGCGAAGCAATGATCAGCAAACTGGCTTTTAACTTTGATAAGCGCGAATCTGACTTATCGAGTTATTCTGCCGCTGAGTTTCGGCAATTGGTTGGCGACAATCATCCGAATGTACGAGTGTACGAGCCAGGGGCAGGGCAGACGGTGGCAGCTCAGTATAAGGCTACGCGTGTGGGAGTGCCTCTGTGGCGCTATTGCTTGGTAGGTGCATTAGTTTGTTTGCTTGCTGAAGCATTCTTACTTCGTTTCGCGGGGCGCAAGCACATTGCTGTTCCAGTGGCCCAGGCTGCATAG
- a CDS encoding TerC family protein, which produces MDNTPLFWLAFNAFVVALLLLDLLVFNRKAHVVRMREALGWSAFWIALSLSFNYLVYRWLGKQAAMEFLTGYLIEKSLSVDNLFVFLLIFTYFKVPQQYQHKILFWGIIGALVLRAAFILVGAALLAKFHFLLYVLGAFLVYTGVKMATSAGEPEIDPDNNPVVKFLSRHLPITSRLHEGKFFVQKDGLRFATPLFVVLVMVETTDVMFAVDSIPAILAVSRDTFIVYTSNVFALLGLRALYFALEGLMRLFHYLHYGLSLILIFIGGKLLFQEIYHIPMGISLAVVGFILVMSVVISLLLPKKLEVPDPVSTEQPE; this is translated from the coding sequence ATGGACAACACTCCTCTATTCTGGCTTGCCTTCAACGCCTTTGTGGTGGCGTTGTTACTACTTGATTTGCTGGTATTTAACCGCAAAGCACATGTGGTCCGCATGCGGGAAGCACTTGGGTGGAGTGCTTTTTGGATTGCGCTGTCGCTTTCCTTCAACTATCTGGTTTATCGTTGGCTGGGCAAGCAGGCCGCCATGGAGTTCCTCACAGGCTACCTGATTGAGAAATCCCTGAGCGTTGATAACCTATTTGTCTTTCTGCTCATCTTCACCTACTTCAAGGTTCCGCAGCAGTACCAGCACAAAATCCTGTTCTGGGGGATTATTGGGGCCTTAGTCTTGCGGGCGGCCTTTATCCTGGTTGGGGCGGCCTTGCTGGCCAAATTCCACTTCCTGTTGTATGTGCTGGGTGCCTTCCTCGTGTATACTGGCGTAAAAATGGCTACCAGCGCCGGCGAGCCAGAAATCGACCCCGACAATAATCCGGTTGTCAAGTTTCTGAGCCGCCACTTGCCCATTACCAGCCGCCTTCACGAAGGCAAGTTCTTTGTCCAGAAAGATGGCCTACGGTTCGCGACGCCCCTATTTGTGGTGCTCGTGATGGTGGAAACAACCGATGTGATGTTTGCCGTCGATTCTATCCCGGCAATTCTGGCTGTATCGCGCGATACGTTTATCGTGTACACTAGCAACGTATTTGCTCTGCTAGGCCTACGGGCGCTGTACTTCGCGCTTGAAGGCCTGATGCGCCTGTTCCATTACCTGCACTACGGCCTCTCGCTCATCCTGATTTTTATTGGTGGCAAGCTGCTTTTTCAGGAGATATACCACATTCCGATGGGCATTTCTTTGGCCGTGGTAGGCTTTATTCTGGTTATGTCAGTGGTCATATCGTTGCTGCTGCCAAAGAAGCTAGAAGTACCAGACCCTGTTAGCACCGAACAACCAGAATAG
- a CDS encoding glycosyltransferase family 9 protein, which translates to MPDLNGIPVHPDCRHFRGDIPCRPNKEHGYQCANCPVYAPIQQRILIIKLGAIGDVIRTTPLLRRLRQEYPAAKITWLTLTPAILPAGEIEEVLKLDLPSVLHLQQREFDILFNLDKDKEACALHDSIKAHQKFGYRLHPEYGVAWPSNTLANHKFLTGVFDELSIQNEKPYVQEIFELCGYEFRGEEYVFDTHEDKGYDWTQLPTGGLRIGLNTGCGDRWTTRLWSDEKWVSLIRQLQHAGYAPVLLGGLAEDERNQRLQAATGAAYLGTFPLEQFINMMHQMDGIVTQVTMAMHISIALRKPTILMNNIFNPYEFDLYGRGQLVQPNRQCVCFYRGSCKLGTSCMEELPAEKVFAAVQASVPR; encoded by the coding sequence ATGCCCGACCTCAACGGCATTCCTGTCCATCCCGACTGCCGCCATTTTCGCGGTGATATTCCCTGCCGCCCCAACAAGGAGCACGGCTACCAGTGCGCCAATTGCCCGGTGTATGCGCCTATCCAGCAGCGTATCCTGATTATTAAACTTGGCGCCATTGGCGACGTAATTCGGACGACACCGTTGCTGCGGCGGTTACGGCAGGAATATCCGGCAGCCAAAATCACGTGGCTTACGCTCACGCCGGCCATTCTGCCGGCCGGCGAAATTGAGGAAGTGCTGAAGCTGGATTTGCCATCCGTTTTGCATTTGCAGCAACGCGAATTTGATATTCTCTTCAACCTCGACAAGGACAAAGAAGCCTGCGCCCTGCACGATTCCATTAAGGCGCATCAGAAGTTTGGATACCGCTTGCACCCTGAATATGGTGTAGCATGGCCTAGTAATACGCTGGCTAACCACAAGTTCCTGACCGGCGTGTTCGACGAACTGAGTATTCAGAACGAGAAGCCTTACGTGCAGGAAATATTCGAGCTGTGCGGCTACGAATTCCGGGGCGAGGAATACGTGTTCGACACGCACGAAGACAAAGGCTACGACTGGACCCAACTGCCAACGGGTGGCCTACGCATCGGCCTGAACACTGGCTGCGGCGACCGGTGGACGACCCGCTTGTGGTCAGATGAGAAATGGGTTTCGCTGATCCGGCAGTTGCAACACGCCGGCTATGCCCCGGTGCTGCTGGGTGGCCTAGCCGAGGATGAGCGCAACCAGCGCCTCCAGGCAGCTACCGGCGCAGCGTATCTGGGTACCTTCCCCTTGGAACAGTTCATCAACATGATGCACCAAATGGATGGCATTGTAACGCAAGTGACGATGGCTATGCACATCAGCATTGCCTTGCGGAAGCCTACCATTCTGATGAATAATATCTTCAACCCCTACGAATTCGACCTCTACGGCCGAGGCCAACTCGTGCAGCCCAACCGCCAGTGCGTGTGCTTCTACCGGGGCAGCTGCAAGCTCGGAACTAGTTGCATGGAAGAGTTGCCCGCAGAAAAAGTGTTTGCAGCTGTGCAGGCGAGCGTGCCTCGGTAA
- a CDS encoding glycosyltransferase, protein MKVVIIGPAYPLRGGLATYNERLARAFQEAGDEVRLVTFSLQYPDFLFPGQTQFSTEPGPTDLDIEVSLNSVNPLSWYTVGNKLRRERPDLVIFRFWLPFMGPALGTVARLVQRNRHTRVVAITDNVIPHEKRPGDRPLTKYFLSACHGFVTMSRSVLADLRRLHFKQPAQYKPHPLYDNFGPLKPKAEALRGLGLSPEFGYLLFFGFIRAYKGLDILLEAFADERLAQLPVKLIIAGEYYEDAAPYEVLIAQHNLESRLIRATDFIPNEKVVDYFCAADLIVQPYKNATQSGVSQIAYHFERPMLVTDVGGLAELIPDGEVGYVVPPKPKAIADALVDFYQHQREAEFTAGVWAKKKEFSWEEMVKALKEVANVA, encoded by the coding sequence ATGAAAGTCGTTATCATCGGACCAGCATATCCACTGCGAGGTGGCCTAGCTACTTACAATGAGCGACTTGCGCGGGCATTTCAGGAGGCAGGTGATGAAGTGCGACTTGTCACGTTTTCGTTGCAGTACCCCGACTTTCTGTTCCCGGGCCAAACGCAATTCAGCACCGAACCTGGCCCCACGGATCTGGATATTGAGGTAAGTCTGAATTCGGTGAATCCGCTGAGCTGGTACACAGTCGGGAATAAGCTGCGGCGGGAGCGGCCCGATCTGGTCATATTTCGGTTCTGGCTGCCCTTTATGGGGCCAGCTCTAGGCACCGTGGCTCGCTTAGTGCAGCGCAACCGCCATACCCGCGTGGTGGCCATTACCGATAATGTGATTCCGCACGAGAAGCGCCCCGGCGACCGACCTCTGACGAAGTATTTCCTGTCGGCCTGCCATGGTTTCGTGACGATGAGCCGCTCTGTGCTAGCCGATTTGCGCCGCCTGCACTTCAAGCAACCAGCCCAGTACAAACCCCATCCGCTGTACGACAATTTTGGGCCATTGAAGCCGAAAGCAGAGGCACTACGTGGCCTAGGCCTATCTCCCGAGTTTGGGTATTTGCTGTTCTTTGGTTTTATCAGGGCCTACAAAGGGCTGGATATCTTGCTGGAAGCCTTTGCTGATGAGCGACTAGCGCAGCTGCCTGTGAAGCTCATCATAGCTGGCGAGTATTATGAGGATGCCGCGCCTTATGAAGTTCTGATTGCCCAGCACAACCTCGAAAGCCGCCTGATCAGAGCCACGGACTTTATTCCGAATGAAAAAGTGGTGGACTATTTCTGTGCCGCCGACCTGATTGTGCAGCCCTACAAAAATGCCACCCAAAGCGGCGTCTCGCAGATTGCCTACCACTTCGAGCGGCCCATGCTCGTGACCGACGTAGGAGGCCTCGCCGAGCTGATTCCGGATGGAGAGGTGGGCTACGTGGTGCCGCCTAAGCCCAAAGCCATTGCTGATGCCTTGGTGGATTTCTATCAGCACCAGCGCGAAGCCGAATTTACGGCTGGTGTGTGGGCGAAGAAGAAGGAATTCTCGTGGGAAGAAATGGTGAAAGCCCTGAAAGAGGTGGCCAACGTGGCCTAG
- the purB gene encoding adenylosuccinate lyase — translation MSSAADYAVLSPLTAISPLDGRYRRQTTPLAPYFSELALIRYRVLVEVEYFISLCELPLPQLTEVDAEVFPALRGLYTGFSVTDAEAVKAHERVTNHDVKAVEYFLRDKFAALGLGQYLEFIHFGLTSQDINNTAIPLSLQHALIHTLLPAYASVRNQLAGRANDWAAVPMLARTHGQPASPTRLGKEIEVFVARLDGQVELLAQVPFGAKFGGATGNFNAHHVAYPTTDWHQFAQQFVEGRLGLKRSHPTTQIEHYDHLAALCDGLKRLNTILIDLARDVWQYISMGYFRQTIKAGEVGSSAMPHKVNPIDFENAEGNLGLANAVLEHLAAKLPISRLQRDLTDSTVLRNLGVPLGHTLIALASLQRGLDKLALDEEALRRDLEANWPVVAEAIQTILRRENYPDPYNALKALTRTHGPVTEHTIREFIDTLDVNDGVKEELRAISPSSYVGM, via the coding sequence ATGTCTTCTGCCGCCGACTACGCCGTTCTTTCTCCACTCACTGCCATATCGCCGCTCGATGGCCGCTACCGCCGGCAAACCACGCCGCTGGCCCCGTATTTTTCGGAGCTGGCTCTGATTCGTTACCGCGTGCTGGTGGAGGTAGAGTACTTTATTTCCCTCTGCGAACTGCCATTGCCCCAGCTCACAGAAGTTGATGCCGAAGTATTCCCCGCCCTGCGTGGCCTCTATACGGGCTTCTCAGTGACCGATGCAGAGGCCGTGAAAGCGCACGAGCGGGTCACGAACCATGATGTGAAGGCGGTAGAGTATTTCCTGCGCGACAAGTTTGCGGCGCTAGGCCTAGGCCAGTATCTGGAGTTCATTCACTTCGGCCTCACGTCGCAAGACATCAACAACACCGCCATTCCGCTCAGCCTGCAGCACGCGCTTATTCATACACTGCTGCCGGCCTACGCCAGCGTACGCAACCAGCTAGCAGGGCGTGCCAATGATTGGGCCGCCGTGCCGATGCTGGCCCGCACTCACGGTCAGCCGGCCTCCCCTACCCGCTTAGGTAAGGAAATAGAAGTATTTGTAGCACGCCTCGATGGCCAGGTTGAGTTGCTAGCGCAGGTGCCTTTTGGAGCAAAATTCGGTGGGGCCACCGGCAACTTCAACGCCCACCATGTGGCCTACCCTACCACCGACTGGCATCAGTTTGCCCAGCAATTTGTGGAAGGTCGTCTGGGTCTAAAGCGCAGCCACCCGACCACTCAGATTGAGCACTACGACCACCTAGCAGCTCTCTGCGACGGCCTCAAGCGCCTCAACACTATTCTCATCGACCTAGCCCGCGACGTGTGGCAGTATATCTCAATGGGCTACTTCCGCCAGACCATCAAGGCCGGCGAAGTAGGCTCATCGGCCATGCCTCACAAAGTGAACCCCATTGACTTTGAAAACGCGGAAGGCAACCTGGGCCTAGCCAATGCCGTGCTGGAGCACCTCGCCGCTAAGCTCCCCATCAGCCGCCTACAGCGTGACCTTACCGATTCTACGGTGCTGCGCAACCTGGGAGTGCCGCTAGGCCACACGCTCATTGCCTTGGCCTCCCTGCAGCGCGGCCTCGATAAGCTGGCCCTTGATGAAGAAGCCCTGCGCCGCGACCTGGAAGCGAACTGGCCGGTAGTGGCCGAGGCCATCCAAACCATTCTGCGCCGCGAGAACTACCCTGACCCCTACAACGCCCTCAAAGCGCTTACCCGCACGCACGGACCCGTCACAGAACACACCATTCGGGAGTTCATCGATACTTTAGATGTAAACGACGGTGTGAAAGAGGAGCTGCGCGCCATTTCGCCTAGCAGCTACGTGGGCATGTAA
- a CDS encoding biosynthetic peptidoglycan transglycosylase — MTPATKRKIGIGLGILVVLLAVGLSIFLLKRQQLLDYALQQVKAKVERKFPVKLTLGPARFTDLNTVRLEGMSLVPAAQPADTLLKAQAVRASLSVRSLFAGRPVFSNLEIDDARLTAHKTATTDNYSFLYRKKKGERVVPRDTTKGTNYGLLANQLLEAAFDNVPVEADFRNFLVTYRSPRHSATLTMPRLAIKDGDITGQLTAVVDSVTNRMGVQGRIDAGDYQVDARIFGLDKRPVILPYVQSRYGARVQFDTIRVSLTDKKMNDDELTVKGTASATNFIVNHPKLSDSDVRFPRGGIDFVTRLGQASFALEKGTRVLLNKMEFFPELSVRRLPVPQRVIGKQINGLTNRNQFLAGLQVKLNVESAETAANDFFASLPEGMFETLEGTQAEGTLKYRLKANLDMNKLDSLQFNSGLQATKFRVTRFGRENLNKLNEQFPYTAYNDKGDSVKTFLVGPSNPEFTPYNQVSDYLKAAIMTAEDPRFMTHRGFMEKAFVKSAIQNLKERRFARGGSTISMQLVKNVFLTRKKTIVRKVEEALIVWIIENTRLASKERMLEVYLNIIEWGPKIYGVDEAARFYFDKQPANLNLSESLYLASIIPRPKYYQRSFNQYGEMRGSARYFHRLIADLMLRKGLISEGDRGTLSYSLNFPGRAHGSIFRAVRDTVRTVQPADSSQFEPLNLIDLLGGAAAPDAGVNQEVPATPPPPPKP; from the coding sequence GTGACTCCAGCAACCAAACGTAAAATCGGCATCGGCTTAGGCATTCTTGTCGTATTGCTCGCCGTAGGCCTAAGTATTTTCCTGCTCAAGCGGCAGCAGCTGCTCGATTATGCCCTGCAGCAGGTGAAAGCCAAAGTAGAGCGGAAGTTCCCCGTTAAGCTCACCCTCGGGCCCGCTCGCTTCACCGATCTGAATACCGTTCGGCTGGAAGGCATGAGCCTGGTACCAGCCGCCCAACCCGCCGATACGTTGCTGAAAGCTCAGGCCGTGCGCGCCTCGCTGAGTGTGCGCAGCCTGTTTGCTGGTAGGCCAGTGTTCAGCAATCTGGAAATAGATGATGCTCGCCTGACGGCTCATAAAACCGCTACCACTGATAACTATTCGTTTCTCTACCGCAAGAAAAAAGGCGAGCGAGTAGTGCCCCGCGACACGACCAAAGGCACCAACTACGGACTGCTGGCCAACCAGCTCCTGGAAGCGGCCTTCGATAACGTGCCTGTAGAAGCTGATTTTCGCAATTTCCTGGTCACGTACCGCAGCCCGCGCCACTCAGCCACGCTCACTATGCCGCGTCTGGCAATTAAGGATGGCGACATCACGGGCCAGCTCACGGCAGTTGTTGACTCCGTAACTAACCGGATGGGTGTGCAGGGTCGCATTGATGCCGGCGACTACCAAGTAGATGCCCGAATTTTTGGCCTCGATAAGCGCCCCGTGATCCTGCCGTATGTGCAGAGCCGGTATGGCGCCCGGGTGCAGTTTGATACTATCCGGGTGAGCCTGACGGACAAGAAAATGAATGACGATGAACTTACGGTAAAAGGCACGGCTTCCGCCACCAACTTCATCGTAAACCACCCCAAGCTCTCCGACAGCGACGTGCGCTTCCCACGCGGCGGCATCGACTTCGTGACGCGTCTAGGCCAGGCCTCGTTTGCGCTGGAGAAGGGCACAAGAGTGCTCCTCAATAAGATGGAGTTCTTTCCGGAGCTTTCGGTACGGCGGCTGCCGGTGCCACAACGCGTGATTGGCAAGCAAATCAATGGCCTCACCAACCGCAACCAGTTTCTGGCCGGCCTACAGGTGAAGCTGAATGTGGAATCGGCTGAAACGGCCGCCAACGACTTTTTTGCCTCGCTGCCCGAGGGCATGTTCGAAACGCTGGAAGGCACGCAGGCTGAAGGCACGCTCAAGTATCGCCTCAAAGCGAACTTGGACATGAACAAGCTAGATAGCCTTCAGTTTAACTCAGGACTGCAGGCCACCAAGTTTCGCGTAACCCGCTTCGGCCGCGAAAACCTGAACAAGCTCAACGAACAGTTCCCGTATACGGCCTACAACGACAAAGGCGACTCCGTAAAAACCTTCCTCGTAGGTCCCTCTAACCCAGAGTTCACGCCCTACAATCAGGTCTCTGATTATCTGAAAGCCGCCATCATGACGGCCGAGGACCCGCGCTTCATGACTCACCGAGGGTTTATGGAAAAGGCCTTCGTGAAATCAGCCATCCAGAACCTCAAGGAGCGGCGTTTCGCTCGCGGCGGCAGCACCATCTCGATGCAGCTGGTAAAAAACGTGTTCCTGACGCGCAAGAAAACCATCGTGCGGAAAGTGGAGGAAGCACTGATTGTTTGGATCATTGAGAACACGCGCTTGGCCTCTAAAGAGCGGATGCTAGAGGTGTACCTCAACATTATTGAATGGGGACCGAAAATTTATGGCGTCGATGAAGCCGCGCGCTTCTACTTTGATAAGCAGCCCGCCAACCTCAATTTGTCGGAGAGCCTATACCTGGCCAGTATTATTCCGCGGCCCAAGTACTACCAGCGTTCTTTCAACCAGTACGGCGAGATGCGCGGTTCAGCCCGCTACTTCCACCGGCTTATTGCCGACCTGATGCTGCGAAAAGGCCTGATTTCGGAGGGAGACCGGGGCACCTTAAGCTACAGCCTCAACTTCCCCGGTCGGGCCCATGGCTCCATCTTCCGGGCCGTGCGCGACACCGTGCGTACTGTGCAACCCGCCGATTCCTCGCAATTTGAGCCGCTCAACCTGATTGACTTGCTAGGCGGCGCCGCGGCGCCCGACGCCGGTGTAAACCAGGAAGTGCCCGCCACCCCGCCGCCACCCCCAAAGCCCTAG
- a CDS encoding DUF4199 domain-containing protein: protein MRTAVLCGAATGVLCLSWILFLYLTNNNPYGLKRTLSDFFPPIAAIVSQILLRRYYANGPGLGRSIGVGLTTTLIGASLAAVGIYIFARVADPDLIRQHLTEAKQMLAAAKDMYLKQTNGRQQYEATLRNLAQTPQAFAQDEFVKKMLWGVVLSIPGGVFLRK from the coding sequence TTGCGTACTGCCGTTTTGTGTGGCGCGGCTACAGGTGTACTTTGCCTTAGTTGGATACTGTTTTTGTATCTGACCAATAACAATCCTTATGGGCTGAAACGGACCTTGTCCGACTTTTTCCCACCTATTGCTGCTATTGTCAGTCAGATTCTGTTGAGGCGTTATTATGCTAACGGACCTGGCCTAGGCCGCTCGATAGGTGTAGGCCTCACTACAACTTTGATTGGGGCAAGCTTAGCTGCGGTTGGCATCTATATATTTGCCCGGGTAGCCGACCCTGACCTGATCAGGCAACATCTTACAGAGGCCAAGCAGATGTTGGCAGCTGCCAAGGATATGTATTTAAAGCAGACGAACGGCCGGCAGCAATACGAAGCAACACTTCGCAATCTGGCCCAGACCCCACAGGCGTTTGCTCAGGATGAGTTTGTGAAGAAGATGTTGTGGGGAGTAGTCTTGAGTATACCAGGTGGGGTGTTTTTGCGGAAATAA
- a CDS encoding glycosyltransferase family 2 protein codes for MSKRLPHHYPVELSIVIPLLNEAESLPELTRWIHRVLAQHGLTYEVILIDDGSTDTSWEVIEDLALEDTHIRGIRFNRNYGKSAALNVGFKETTGRVVCTMDADLQDSPEELPELYRMITQDGLDLVSGWKKKRFDPLSKTIPTKLFNGVTRWISGINLHDFNCGLKAYDSRVVKSVEVYGEMHRYIPVIAKWAGFRKIGEKVVQHQERKYGTTKFGLERFVYGFLDLMSITFVSRFRRRPMHFFGALGTLSFLLGMLITLWLVIEKVWLAAHNLRARDVTAQPLFFLALVAVVIGVQLFLAGFLAEMVQLNGSNRNDYLVKEKLNLN; via the coding sequence TTGAGTAAGCGTTTGCCGCATCATTATCCTGTTGAGCTGTCTATTGTCATTCCGCTGCTCAACGAGGCCGAATCTTTACCCGAGCTTACTCGCTGGATTCACCGTGTGCTGGCCCAGCATGGCCTAACGTACGAAGTCATCCTGATTGACGACGGCTCGACAGACACTTCCTGGGAAGTAATTGAAGACTTAGCTCTGGAAGACACCCACATTCGGGGCATCCGATTCAACCGGAATTACGGTAAATCGGCGGCTCTGAATGTGGGCTTCAAGGAAACTACCGGCCGGGTAGTGTGTACCATGGATGCCGACCTGCAGGACTCGCCGGAGGAACTGCCGGAACTCTACCGCATGATTACGCAGGATGGCCTAGACCTCGTTAGTGGCTGGAAAAAAAAGCGGTTCGATCCGCTGAGCAAAACCATCCCGACGAAGCTGTTCAATGGCGTGACACGCTGGATTTCGGGCATCAATCTGCACGATTTCAACTGCGGCCTGAAGGCCTACGACAGCCGCGTGGTGAAAAGCGTGGAAGTATACGGCGAGATGCATCGTTACATTCCGGTTATTGCCAAATGGGCCGGCTTCCGCAAAATTGGCGAGAAAGTGGTGCAGCACCAGGAGCGCAAATACGGCACCACCAAGTTTGGGCTGGAGCGCTTCGTATATGGCTTCCTGGACTTGATGAGTATCACGTTCGTGAGCCGGTTTCGGCGGCGGCCGATGCACTTTTTTGGCGCTTTGGGCACGCTCTCATTCCTGCTAGGAATGCTGATAACACTCTGGCTGGTGATTGAAAAAGTATGGCTGGCCGCCCATAACCTACGGGCCCGCGATGTAACAGCACAGCCATTGTTTTTTCTGGCTCTGGTGGCCGTAGTTATTGGCGTTCAGCTCTTTTTAGCAGGTTTTCTGGCCGAAATGGTGCAGCTCAACGGCTCCAACCGCAACGACTACTTGGTAAAGGAGAAGCTGAATTTAAATTGA